A window of the Oscillospiraceae bacterium genome harbors these coding sequences:
- a CDS encoding HAD hydrolase-like protein, with product MQLCYQTVLFDFDGTICDTGEGIIECVKLALQEMGQPVPPLETLRRFVGPPAEQGYMMYCGMPLQQATEAVQHFRVHYNADGWKKTTIYPGIPELLRDLRQCGAAVCIASSKPQPMVERLLEKFQIQQYFTAVSAADSSDQHSEKETVIRHALKMCPAAGRDNSVMVGDTRFDVLGARKVGLPFLGAAYGYGGPQDLCANGQSVPLADSPDGLRQYLFRA from the coding sequence TTGCAGTTATGCTACCAAACCGTTTTGTTTGATTTTGACGGAACTATTTGTGATACCGGCGAGGGCATTATTGAGTGTGTAAAGCTTGCACTGCAGGAAATGGGGCAGCCGGTGCCGCCGCTCGAGACACTGCGCCGGTTTGTCGGTCCGCCGGCCGAGCAGGGTTACATGATGTACTGCGGTATGCCGCTGCAGCAGGCGACAGAGGCGGTTCAGCATTTTCGCGTCCATTATAATGCAGACGGCTGGAAAAAGACAACCATCTATCCAGGTATTCCCGAGCTGCTGCGCGACCTGAGGCAGTGCGGTGCGGCAGTGTGCATTGCTTCTTCCAAGCCGCAGCCTATGGTCGAGCGCCTGCTGGAAAAGTTTCAGATTCAGCAGTATTTTACCGCGGTCAGTGCGGCCGACAGCAGCGACCAGCATTCTGAAAAAGAAACGGTTATCCGCCACGCACTGAAAATGTGCCCCGCCGCCGGCAGGGACAATTCGGTTATGGTCGGCGATACGCGCTTTGATGTGCTCGGCGCCCGTAAGGTTGGCCTGCCCTTTTTAGGCGCTGCCTATGGCTACGGCGGCCCCCAGGACCTTTGTGCCAATGGGCAGTCGGTGCCGCTTGCGGATTCCCCGGACGGCCTGCGGCAGTATCTTTTTCGCGCATAA
- a CDS encoding V-type ATPase subunit, giving the protein MPDDSFIYAVARIRTKELQLLNASFLEQLLAAPNEEQCLRLLQERGWGESGMGAEEMLTQEYRKTWDLIGELVEDKSIFDVFLYQYDYHNLKAAVKESCTAGTHPGIFVQQGTIPYTRIQEAVEKRDYSLLPERMRKTAEEATNTLLHTRDGQLCDCIIDRAALIEIERAGKETKNELLALYGELTAATADIKTALRAEATGKDRAFLQRSLAPCDTLDIARLTDAALESFDAVCSYLDTTPYADAVPELRISAAAFERWCDNLMIRRIRPQLHNPFGIGPLAAYILARESEIKTVRIILSGKHNGLSEKSIRERVRETYV; this is encoded by the coding sequence ATGCCTGATGACAGTTTTATTTATGCGGTTGCACGCATTCGTACCAAAGAACTGCAGCTGCTGAATGCCTCCTTTCTGGAACAGCTGCTGGCCGCCCCCAACGAAGAGCAGTGCCTGCGCCTTTTGCAGGAGCGCGGCTGGGGCGAAAGCGGTATGGGCGCCGAAGAAATGCTGACGCAGGAATACCGAAAAACCTGGGATTTGATTGGGGAACTGGTAGAGGATAAATCTATTTTTGATGTATTCCTATATCAGTATGATTACCATAATCTGAAAGCGGCTGTCAAAGAAAGCTGCACCGCCGGTACACATCCGGGTATTTTTGTGCAGCAGGGCACTATTCCGTATACACGCATACAGGAAGCTGTGGAAAAGCGCGACTATTCGCTGCTGCCAGAGCGCATGCGCAAAACAGCAGAGGAAGCAACCAATACGCTGCTGCATACCCGCGACGGACAGCTGTGCGACTGCATTATCGACCGCGCAGCGCTGATTGAAATTGAACGTGCGGGAAAAGAAACCAAGAATGAGCTGCTGGCTTTATATGGGGAGCTGACCGCAGCGACGGCAGACATCAAAACGGCGCTGCGCGCTGAGGCAACAGGAAAAGACCGCGCATTTCTGCAACGCAGCCTTGCCCCATGCGATACGCTCGATATTGCCCGCTTAACTGACGCCGCCTTGGAAAGCTTCGATGCAGTGTGCAGCTACTTGGATACGACGCCCTACGCCGACGCCGTGCCGGAGCTGCGTATTTCCGCAGCTGCCTTTGAGCGCTGGTGCGACAACCTGATGATTCGCCGCATTCGCCCGCAGCTGCACAATCCTTTCGGTATCGGGCCGCTTGCCGCGTACATTCTTGCACGCGAGAGCGAGATTAAGACCGTGCGGATTATTTTATCTGGAAAGCACAACGGCCTTTCGGAAAAATCAATTCGGGAAAGGGTAAGGGAAACGTATGTATAA
- a CDS encoding V-type ATP synthase subunit E family protein, whose product MTGLEKIMEDIRQESGGVVSKITEEAGAQAAGIGKDAQDQAEKLCLQIQHETERKAADSKARAASAAQLQQRQSLLACKQELIAGVLQKALQKASALPAEEYFAAVIKMAAGAAHAGAGEICFNQRDLGRLPAGFEAKLNKALKTGASLHVSKKTAEIDSGFLLLYNGIEENCSFDAVLAARHEELQDKVRAILFP is encoded by the coding sequence ATGACTGGTTTAGAAAAAATTATGGAAGACATCCGTCAGGAGTCCGGCGGGGTTGTCTCTAAAATAACAGAAGAAGCAGGGGCTCAGGCTGCGGGTATCGGAAAAGATGCCCAGGACCAGGCGGAAAAGCTTTGCCTGCAGATACAGCATGAAACCGAAAGAAAAGCAGCCGACAGCAAAGCCCGCGCAGCCTCTGCAGCACAGCTGCAGCAGCGGCAGAGCTTGCTTGCCTGCAAGCAGGAACTTATTGCGGGCGTGCTGCAGAAAGCACTGCAGAAAGCTTCTGCCTTGCCGGCAGAAGAATACTTTGCCGCTGTCATCAAAATGGCGGCAGGAGCCGCACACGCGGGGGCGGGCGAGATTTGCTTTAATCAGCGTGACCTTGGCCGCCTGCCTGCCGGCTTTGAAGCAAAGCTGAACAAGGCCTTGAAAACAGGCGCAAGCCTGCATGTGTCTAAAAAAACGGCCGAAATTGACAGCGGCTTTCTGCTGCTGTACAACGGCATTGAAGAAAACTGTTCCTTTGACGCGGTCCTTGCTGCCAGGCATGAGGAGCTGCAGGATAAGGTACGGGCAATCCTGTTCCCATGA
- a CDS encoding (deoxy)nucleoside triphosphate pyrophosphohydrolase, translated as MVKVSAAILYESGSLLICQRKPGGACSLLWEFPGGKQEPGETPAGCMVRECREELSLQVEPLSVCRQILYRYPEREVFLTFYYAEITGGKIAKNVHEKLQWVPPQKLPLFSFCPADAELVRALAATPPAVFRRIYGTGTSA; from the coding sequence ATGGTAAAAGTCTCTGCAGCAATCCTTTATGAAAGCGGCAGCCTGCTGATCTGCCAGCGAAAGCCGGGCGGCGCCTGCTCGCTGTTGTGGGAATTTCCCGGCGGAAAACAGGAACCCGGCGAAACGCCGGCCGGCTGCATGGTGCGCGAATGCCGCGAAGAGTTGTCTCTTCAGGTCGAACCACTTTCCGTTTGCCGGCAGATTCTTTACCGGTACCCGGAACGGGAAGTTTTCCTTACCTTTTACTACGCAGAAATCACAGGCGGAAAAATTGCGAAAAATGTACATGAAAAACTGCAGTGGGTGCCGCCCCAAAAGCTTCCGCTGTTTTCGTTCTGCCCGGCGGATGCGGAACTGGTCCGTGCACTTGCAGCAACGCCGCCGGCAGTTTTTCGCCGCATTTATGGCACGGGCACATCTGCCTAA
- a CDS encoding V-type ATP synthase subunit K, which produces MNNFGVFFALLGAVLAALLSGIGSAKGVGMTGQAAAGVCTDDPSKFSKVLILQLLPGTQGIYGLLIAFLTMTQIGIMGGSADISLVKGLMYLAACLPMIIVGPISAIHQAKTAVASIAMVAKRPDQFGKAMIFPAMVETYAILALLISILAIFGIGSLKL; this is translated from the coding sequence ATGAATAACTTCGGAGTCTTTTTCGCATTGTTGGGAGCAGTTCTTGCTGCGCTGCTTTCCGGTATCGGAAGCGCAAAAGGTGTCGGCATGACCGGCCAGGCGGCCGCGGGTGTCTGCACAGATGACCCGTCTAAATTCAGCAAGGTTCTGATTTTGCAGCTGCTGCCTGGTACACAGGGCATTTATGGGCTGCTGATTGCCTTTTTAACCATGACGCAGATCGGTATTATGGGCGGCAGCGCGGACATTTCGCTTGTCAAGGGCTTAATGTACCTGGCAGCCTGCTTGCCGATGATTATTGTCGGCCCGATTTCCGCCATCCATCAGGCCAAAACCGCAGTTGCCTCTATTGCCATGGTTGCAAAAAGACCGGACCAGTTCGGCAAGGCAATGATTTTCCCGGCAATGGTTGAAACGTACGCAATTTTAGCACTGCTGATTTCCATTCTTGCTATTTTCGGCATCGGCAGCCTTAAGCTCTGA
- a CDS encoding V-type ATP synthase subunit F encodes MYKVAVMGDWDSIYGFGALGLDTFRFTAEQGEEAGKTLRKLAEADYAVIYVTEALAAQMQRQISYYKSMPRPAIILIPGISGNTGEGLAAVKKSVEQAVGSDILFQNQ; translated from the coding sequence ATGTATAAAGTGGCAGTCATGGGCGACTGGGACAGTATCTATGGATTTGGCGCACTGGGTCTAGACACCTTTCGCTTTACCGCAGAGCAGGGCGAGGAAGCAGGCAAAACGCTGCGCAAACTGGCCGAGGCGGACTACGCCGTTATTTATGTAACCGAGGCGCTTGCCGCGCAGATGCAGCGGCAGATTTCTTACTATAAAAGTATGCCAAGACCGGCAATTATCCTGATTCCGGGTATTTCCGGCAATACGGGAGAGGGGCTTGCCGCCGTGAAAAAATCGGTGGAGCAGGCGGTCGGTTCCGACATTTTGTTTCAGAATCAATAG
- the ybaK gene encoding Cys-tRNA(Pro) deacylase translates to MRILDKAAVSYTAHFYDHTDGQIDGEAVARKLGQPTAQVFKTLVTQGADHDYYVFVLPVAEELDLKAAARSVGAKSVEMIHVKEINRITGYIRGGCSPIGMKKRFVTVFDESALQFPTIYVSGGKIGTQVQLSIQDLLRLTGGTTAAIAVLHN, encoded by the coding sequence ATGCGGATTTTGGACAAAGCTGCGGTCAGCTATACGGCGCATTTTTACGACCACACCGATGGACAGATCGACGGCGAGGCGGTCGCCCGCAAACTGGGCCAACCGACTGCGCAGGTCTTTAAAACCCTGGTTACACAGGGGGCAGACCACGACTACTATGTCTTTGTACTGCCTGTCGCGGAAGAGCTTGACCTGAAAGCTGCGGCCCGCAGTGTCGGCGCAAAAAGCGTAGAGATGATCCATGTGAAGGAGATAAACCGTATAACCGGCTACATCCGCGGCGGGTGCTCCCCTATCGGCATGAAAAAGCGCTTTGTCACCGTCTTTGATGAAAGCGCCCTGCAGTTTCCCACCATCTATGTCAGCGGAGGAAAAATCGGCACACAGGTGCAGCTCTCTATTCAAGATCTGCTGCGCTTGACCGGCGGCACGACTGCCGCCATTGCCGTTTTGCATAACTAA
- a CDS encoding V-type ATP synthase subunit I, whose product MAVLPMKRVLICALKKDRKPILELLQRMSVVQVESSGPEDEVFAKQDRSEAKTAFQKNADTAQKALELLDFYVPQKKTLAEKAKGRQQVSVEAYEKQTQKRDETMQVCRKILALEKERAENAAKIPKLDSQMVSLEPWLSYDLPLDCDGTGKTTIFTGTLPNEVKLEEVYRQLGEHAPQAEGVDAEVISSSQEQTCIFVVCSNKDAPAVQGALRKMEFAKPPLTAVNPQQAMKELQQQKAELQKNMDSFVQQIKDCAAQRADIAFAVDYFHVRAEKYDVISQLSQSQRTFVLEGYIPAQNTQKLEARLETSFDVVVEYADPGEKDDVPVLLKNNGFAEAVEPVVESYSLPSKGELDPSMLVACSYYVLFGMMLSDAAYGLIMLIGSAVCLKKMKDMSDSLRKTLKMFFYCGISTTVFGFLFGSFFGDAVNVIATTFFNRPDIKLAPLWFEPINKPMKMLVFCFAVGILHLFVGLGAKLYMCIKNGHPLDGVFDVIFWYMLVGGGIAFLLSLSQFTTMMGISFTIPAKAGKVIGIIALLGALGIVLTGGRESRNWGKRILKGLYSVYGITSYLSDILSYSRLLALGLATSVIATVFNKMGSMIGNSPAGVIVFILVFLIGHTLNLAINALGAYVHTNRLEYVEFFGKFYEGGGKKFEPFAAHTKYYKIEEDN is encoded by the coding sequence ATGGCTGTGCTGCCGATGAAGCGAGTGCTCATCTGCGCACTGAAAAAAGACCGAAAACCGATTTTGGAGCTGCTGCAGCGCATGAGTGTGGTTCAGGTGGAAAGCAGCGGCCCAGAAGATGAGGTCTTTGCAAAGCAGGACCGTTCCGAAGCAAAAACCGCTTTTCAAAAAAACGCTGACACTGCCCAAAAAGCGCTGGAACTTTTAGATTTTTATGTTCCGCAGAAGAAAACCCTTGCTGAAAAGGCAAAAGGCAGACAGCAGGTTTCCGTAGAGGCGTATGAAAAGCAGACACAGAAGCGGGACGAAACCATGCAGGTTTGCCGCAAAATCCTTGCGCTGGAAAAAGAGCGCGCGGAAAATGCCGCGAAAATCCCTAAGCTAGACTCGCAAATGGTTTCGCTTGAGCCGTGGCTGTCGTACGACTTGCCGCTAGACTGTGACGGCACTGGAAAAACAACGATTTTTACCGGTACGCTGCCCAATGAAGTAAAACTGGAGGAGGTTTACCGCCAGCTTGGGGAGCATGCCCCACAGGCAGAGGGAGTCGATGCAGAGGTCATCAGCTCCAGTCAAGAGCAGACCTGTATCTTTGTCGTCTGCTCCAATAAAGACGCCCCCGCGGTGCAGGGCGCGCTGCGCAAAATGGAATTTGCAAAACCGCCGCTGACTGCAGTTAATCCGCAGCAGGCGATGAAAGAACTGCAGCAGCAGAAAGCAGAGCTGCAGAAGAACATGGATTCTTTTGTGCAGCAAATCAAAGATTGCGCTGCACAGCGGGCAGACATTGCCTTTGCCGTCGATTATTTTCATGTACGCGCTGAGAAATACGATGTAATCAGCCAGCTTTCTCAGTCACAGCGCACTTTTGTACTGGAGGGGTATATCCCCGCCCAAAACACGCAGAAACTGGAAGCCCGGCTGGAAACGTCGTTTGATGTTGTTGTGGAGTATGCAGACCCCGGCGAAAAAGACGACGTGCCAGTCCTTTTGAAGAACAATGGCTTCGCAGAAGCGGTAGAACCAGTTGTCGAGAGCTACTCTCTGCCGTCAAAAGGCGAGCTTGATCCCTCTATGCTGGTAGCCTGCTCCTATTATGTCCTATTTGGCATGATGCTTTCAGATGCCGCCTATGGGCTGATTATGCTGATTGGCAGTGCTGTCTGCCTGAAAAAAATGAAAGATATGTCAGACAGCCTGCGCAAAACGCTGAAGATGTTCTTTTACTGCGGCATTTCCACCACTGTTTTTGGTTTCTTGTTTGGCTCTTTCTTTGGGGACGCGGTCAATGTCATTGCGACAACGTTCTTTAACCGGCCCGATATCAAGCTGGCACCGCTGTGGTTTGAGCCGATCAATAAACCCATGAAGATGCTGGTCTTTTGTTTTGCCGTCGGTATTCTGCATTTGTTTGTCGGCCTGGGTGCAAAGCTGTATATGTGCATTAAAAACGGGCATCCGCTGGACGGCGTCTTTGACGTTATTTTCTGGTATATGCTGGTCGGCGGCGGAATTGCTTTTCTGCTTTCTCTGTCGCAGTTTACGACCATGATGGGCATCAGCTTCACGATTCCGGCGAAAGCGGGCAAAGTGATCGGCATTATTGCACTGCTCGGCGCGCTCGGAATTGTGCTGACAGGCGGGCGAGAATCCAGGAACTGGGGCAAGCGCATTTTAAAGGGCCTGTACAGTGTCTATGGAATCACCAGTTATTTAAGCGATATTCTTTCGTATTCCCGGCTGTTGGCACTGGGGCTTGCCACCAGCGTCATTGCCACCGTTTTCAACAAAATGGGCAGTATGATTGGCAATTCCCCGGCCGGTGTGATTGTTTTCATTCTGGTCTTTTTGATTGGTCATACGCTCAATTTGGCAATTAACGCACTGGGCGCCTATGTGCACACCAATCGTTTGGAATATGTAGAATTTTTCGGAAAATTTTATGAGGGCGGCGGCAAAAAATTTGAACCCTTTGCCGCACACACCAAGTATTACAAAATTGAGGAGGACAATTAA